The genome window CTTCTGCTTTCCAGGAAGGATTCGCAATTCTTTACGATCCAAACACTTATAGCTATAAATATATTGACAAAACTGGCAAATTTGCCTTCACGGATAAAAAATTCCTAAGAGCAGGTAAATTTAACTTTGGATATGCGAGAGTTGCATTAAGAATGAATGGTGAAGCCTACGATCGAACGCCAAAATATGAATGGGCATGGCTGTCCAAATCAGGTGAAATCTTAGATTTTCGTGAGCCATCAATTCTTGAAAGTAGCCAGAATCCCAAGCTAACGATCCGTGAAGGAATGATTCCTTGTCCAAGCTTGGATGAAGAAAAAAATATTAAATGGGGCTATCGAAATTTTAAAGGTGAATGGGTCATTCCGGCAAAATACTTTTCTGTAGAACCTTTTTATTTTGGCAAAGCCTTTGTTCAAACTGTAGAATCCTACAAAATGATTATTGATTCTCAGTATATTTTAATAAACGCAAAAGGAGATAATTTATTTCCCAATCATACCTTTAGAAACATTCAAGCACCTATACAAAATGGACTTGGCATTTTGTCATTCATGCCAGCACCGGGTGAATCTTTCGGTAAGAGCTATTTATACAATTGGAGAACAAATAAAAAAAGTGAATTCTCAGTTGTGGTTTCATTTAGAAATTTACTATGGGATGATAAATGGGTTCCTGCGACTGAATATAAGGAATATAAAGGGAACAAAATTGGTATTGGAGCTTACTATGATGACAATTTCCGAAAAGTCTTAGATCGAATTGATGGTAAATATATTTTCATTGATGCAGAATCTTTCTCGGAGAATGTAAGTTATGTGAGATTTTATGATCCAGAATCAGAAAAAAGCATCAATTATTCTGCCTACATAGATAGATCAGGAAAAATTCTTTTTTACTTTGATAAAGAAAAACTTACATATTCTAAACCTTACATGAAATCTGGATTTCTTCTTATCTCAAAAGCGGAATAGACGATCAAATCAAGTTATCGATAGATAACTCTGGGTTTATTCTTCTAACGTTTTCTTAAGATAGTTTAAATGCTCACGAATTTTGGTCTGGTTGGATGTAAAATTCTGTCTTCGAACTTGTTCATCTCTAGCATTTTTAAACCCAGATATTCCAAAAGTCATAATAACAATTATCGCATCACCTAGATTAGCGGGTGGTTTAGGATCAATTTTTTCAATAGCTATTTTTTCTAAGCAAGGAATATTCAATGCATTATCATAGGAGATTAGAGCCAAAGCTGCGGTGATTCGAATTTCCTGACTTGAATTTCGCTGAGATAATTCACATAAATTTGTTCTAATTTTTTCCGATTTAATATATGGTAAAACTTGAATCACAATATACTTAAGAGAATCATTCGGAGAATTTTCCGTAAGGATTTCTTCATAGTATTTTCTTTGTTCGTTGATTGAAGCCCAATCTCTAAGCGCTCTAAGCGCGACCGATTTTTCTTTAAAAGAACTCTTTTCCGAATCAAGAATTTCTAGAAAAATAGGAAGGTCTTGTTTACTACCATTTGCTTGAATATAATCGATCACCAAAACTCTTAATGTAGGATCCTGTAAGTAATTTCGAATATAAGAATCATATGGATTTATATTTTTGATTTTGTTCGCATTATTTGTGAAGACACCAAAAGCTATTTCTCGATTTTTTTCATTTTTTTGCTCTATTTCCTCTTTTAACATTTTTTGAGTCTTACTGGGTATTGGATACATGATGAGTCTCAGTAAATCTTGCTTTTTTCTAGTGTCGAATTCATTGCGGTAGAGTTCAATAAATTTGGATTCGAATTTTGAGTAGCGATCTTGGATGTATTGCTTAGTTTCCGAAGTCGTCATATGATCATCACGGAACATATTGAGAATTTTCTCATCGACTTCAGCATCTGCGAATCCTTTAGCTGCTTCGATTCCGGAAATTCGATTCCAGTAGCTTTTATCATTCAATAATAACTTGATAAATGGAAGAGATTTCGATTTGTAAGTTGATAATTTGACTCCGAGATTTTTCTTTTCGAACAATCCTCCCGTTTTCAAAATTGAATTATAGACTGATTCTTGCGCTTGAAGCTCGAAATCTATTCCTGCCATTGTGAAGATAATTGCGATTGTAAAAATATTTAGGAAAGCGCGGGCATTGTGTACTAATTTATTCGATCTCATAGCGTGTAATTATAGAATATTCAATAAATTAGTCAATAGGAGAATATCCCCTATTTCTAGAAAATTTAATTAGATTTTTGTCCATTTTCTGAGGACATATTCTAGTGGTCCTTGTGCAAAATATCTTAACCAAATATTGCTAAAAATCAAATTGAAAATATATATGGGAACGGAAAGGAAGAAATAAATTTCTGGAGGCAATTGCCCATAGAACCCTAGTCCCCATCCATTAAAAATAAAATTACAAATAAATGACTGTGATAGATAATTCGTTAGCGACATTCTTCCAGATCCAGCGACCAAATTTATAAATCCGAATCGAATTTTCCGAAGGAATAAAGTTAACGAGTTAACAGTGTAATTTTTCTCCGAATTCAATTCAGCTGCCTCGATGAAATATTTCCAACCTAGGCAATACAAAAGCGATAGACTCAATCCTCCGAAAGCAAGAAATGAAGAAAATATCGCTCCATACACAAAATCATGATTTAGAAAATAACTAATCGTATAACATAAATTTGATACAATTGCAATAATGACAATTGTATAAACTCGCATTCTGTTCATTCGGAGAATGCTTAGAATCTCACTCAAGTCTTTATCGATAATTCTATTTTTGTGAGCCCAGATCCCAATAAGAAACATCATGAATGCAGAAGGCCAATTGTAGAGAACTAAGTAGGGAAATGAATAGAAAAGTTCATAAATTTTCTGAATTGCAGTTGTGGGAAAATCAGCAAGATGCGCTTTTATAGAATCTTGAGAAAGAGCTTGCAGGATAGTCTCATTGGTCGAATCCATATAAGTTAATAAACCCAATAAAAAATAGCAAACTAGAGATAATAACCAAAACAATACTACTGCTAACTTCCATTCAAAAAAGGAAATATTCCTAAATTGATATAGGATAAAACCTAATATTGCATAGGTGACGAGAATATCTCCGTCATATAGAAATGCTGCATGGATAATTCCGAAAAATAATAAACCAATCAATCTTCTATAGAATTTCCGTCTTGACGATTGATCGGAATCCTTTGTCGAGTTTTTCGTTTCAATTTGGATTCCGAAGCCATATCCGAATAGAAACGAAAAGATGATAAAAAATTTGCCTACGACAAAGAAACTTACAATTGCTCGAGCCCAATTCGAAATCTGAGAATTAAATTCTGAGAAGCCATACATGGGCTCAGCCAAATAAGGAAGATTCGCAATCAAAATTCCAAACAAAGCAAAGCCACGCAGAAAATCCAAATACAAAATTCTTGGATTTAAATTGTTTGAACCATGCATGGATTCATATAGCACGAATCATCTGAAATTAGTCAATAAAATCCTTGCATAAGTTTTTCCAATCCGACCTCTCAGCTTTTCCAGGTTTTCTCTCACCAAAAAACTGCACTATGAGTTCATCTTGATCATCATAGACTTCAATAGATTGTACATCACCATCGGCAGTTGGTTTTCTAACTAGCCAAACATTACTTATACGATCTTCTCGCAAATGCAAATTGAATTCTTTGTCAAATACATTCAACCATGGACCCATTCTTTTGATATTTTGTACTGTCCCTGTATGTATTTGTACAATACCTGGATTGTATACAAAAACCATTATAGGTATTTCATTGGCGGATGCTTTTTCTAACATTTTGTTAACTGAATCTTTATCTAGTTTATTACAGAATTTACCTTCAGCTATGGACATCGCTTGGATTCTTGACACAGAATATCGATTCAACAATCCAAAAAAATCATGCGTATCTTGCAATCCGCTCCATTCATCTAGAAATAGTTTCTTCTGATCATCATCCAATTCCGATTTTTGTATTGGAGCTTTCTGGATTTTTGTTTCAAGTTTGATAATTGTATCGGCATCATTATTTCCATAATCAGCAACGATTTTAGAGAATTCTTCGTGATCGCTCTGTTGATTCAAATGAATTTTATGTACGGCAGTTCCAAATTTATCAAAAAATTGTATGCTACGACTTATATCTCCAGTTTGTTTCTCGTCTTGAACTGCAACTACATACTTCCAATGACTCAAGAAAATTCTTAAGTCTATGTCTTGACCGGTAAAAAGTCCCATTTGATTGTTCTTTTGGAATTCTCCATAAATTCCTTTTCTTTCATGGACACAATGTTCATTACGAGTCAAAGCCATTACATAGCCAAGATCTTTGACTCTGGATAAAATATCTGCGGGACTAATATTGAGAATTGTGATTATTGGATTTTCACTCCCGATATCAGTTAGCAAAAGTTCAAGTTCTGAAACGTTTAACATTTCGGCACCGTCACGAATTCTCAATTTTTCATTTTCATTCTTTAATTGAATCCATTTGGATTTCAATTCTTCTCTTGGGTTTAATTCTTTAGTTTCGTTCATTCTGTTCACTTTTCCTTATATTTATACTATTATTTCTAATCAATGGCTTTATTGCTGATTCTGAGAAACCACCAATTCTAGATTTTCCTAATTCATAAATCTGGGCTGATACTCCAAAATTATTTTCTAAGAGGTCGGACGAAATCACTTGGTTTGGGCTACCATCCTTGATGATTTTACCATTATCCAAAATCAAAATCCTATCAGAATAGATCCCAGCAAGATTCCAATCATGCAATATAACAAATATCGCATATCCTATATTAGCTAGATGCCGTAATATTTCCATTATACGATGCTGAAGCAAAACATCTAATGAATTGACAGGTTCATCAAGAAGAATCAATCCTTTAGTTGGTTCATCAGATTCCAATTGACACAAAACTCTTGCTATCTGAACTCTTTTCTTTTCTCCTCCGGAGAGTTCATCATAGAATCGATTTCGAAGATGGTCGACCTCAGTCAAACCCATTGCTTTGTCAACATATCGAAAAGTCCTCTCCCGATCACTCGTATATGAAGATCTACCAAGCTCGACAATTTCTGAAACCCGCATTGGAAAACTAATATGAGAATCTTGTGGCAATACCGAACGAATTTTAGCCATTTGTCTCCAACTCAAGTCAGCTATTGATTGTTCATTTAAAAAAACTTCACCGCCATCTGGTCTCGATTCTCCAGTCAAGATTCGAAAAAGTGTGGACTTCCCTTCCCCATTGCGTCCGAGAAGTGTAACTAACTCGCTGGATTCGATTTGGATATCAATGTCTTTGAGAATTTCCCTAGATCCAAATCTCTTATTAATCTTTGCTGCTCGAATCATTTTGTTAGTTGATCCTTTTTCGATAATATCCATATAAAAACAGGTGCACCAATTCCTGCGGTTAGGATTCCAATTGGAATTTCGGTTGGAGGAATAAGTATTCGGGATATCCAATCACTTGTTACCATGAGAATCATTCCGAGTAGAGCGGATGCAGGCAAAAGAAAATTGTGATTCGCTCGGCCAAATAATCTTATTATATGTGGAACAACCAATCCTATAAAACCAATGATTCCTGTTATCGACACGATCGCTCCGACAGATAAACAAATGATCAATAGGGCGAACATTTTGAACTTTTCGATGGAATAGCCAATATGCAAAGCTTCCTTGTCACCAATGATTAGAGCATTCAATGGTCCGGCAAAAAATGGAATGCTAAACACTGGCAATAGAGCAAAAGGCATCACACTTAGTACGGCAAACCAATTGGCTCCACCAAGAGAACCCAAAGACCAAAATGTAATCTCTCTTAGTTGAGAGTCAGAGGCTAAGAAATGAAGCAGTCCGAGAATCGATCCACAGATAGCATTCATTCCAATTCCCATGAGCAGTAATTTGAGAACTGATACTTGACCATTTCGCACAGACATAAAGTATACAAGTGCCGACACAGAAACGGCTCCTAGAAAAGCAAAGCCCTGGAGAAAAAATAGAATTCCGACTATTTGCGTGAAGAAGACAATCGCAATGGAAGCAAAAACCGCACTCCCAGAAGCAATCCCAATCAAGGAAGGTTCTACTAGAGGATTGCGGAATATCCCTTGGATGATCGCACCAGAAACTGCAAGTCCTGCTCCAGATACAATCGCAAGAATAAAACGTGGCATTCTAATATTATAAAATACAGTTTTTTCAATACTTTCTTCGGCGGACAAAATGTCCCGCCAACTGATATCGACTGAACCTTGAAATAAATAAATGGGACTCAATGCAGCGAATATCATAAAAAGAAATGTATAGATTAAACCATTTCTCATTTTCGAGAACTTTCATTCTGGATTTTGGATTGTAGCTCTTCAATGGCAACGTCTAAGCGAGATGAGAATCCAAGTAAGAGAAGATCATCCATTGATACAATTCTTGGTCTCTGATTCAATTTGATCTCTTCCAGACCTGATAGTTTCCAGATCGCTTCTCGTCCGCCTAAGGATTGAAGAGTATGATCCGTAATCAATATTATATCAGCCTTTTTCTGTAGAATTACTTCCGCAGATAAAGGTTTGTATCCTTCATATTCAGAGATATAATTTTCGGCTCCAGCTAACTCTATGATCGATGATGCACTGGTTTTTTTGCCAGCCACAAGAACCGCGCCTCGAGCAGGAGAAAATACCATCATCACAACGGGCTTTTTTTTCCATGGTAAATTAGTTGTTAATTTCTGAACTCGATTGCGAATCCGATCTATAAGAATTTTTGCTTCATCCTGAGCTGAGAGTAAATTGCCCACGAATTTTATGCGTTCTAAGCAATTCTCAAGACTTGGTTCTCCACTCAGAATTTTGGTTTTGATTCCCAATTTGGATAATTGGTCGATTACGGATGGCGGACCAGCATCTTCCGTTCCAATGACCAAGGTTGGTTTCAATCCAATGATTCCTTCCAGTGACAGAGCTCTTTGGTATCCTACTTTTGGCAAACTGAGTGCTTTTTCTGGATACATAGAAGTTGTATCAGAACCGACCAAATGGTCACCTCGCCCCAAGGCGTAAATGATTTCCGTCAAGGATCCATTCAGAGAAACCACTCTGAGTTCAGGCGGACTGGTAGCCTGAGAAAGCAGAGACGAGCAAAATCCTGCAATAAGGACGCCGACCAGACAGCCAATAACTCTTTGTTTTGTAAAAATTTCCTTCATATTGACAAACTGCAAAGGCCTGAACCAAATGTCAAAACTATATTGAGACTTACTCTCATTTTCAATTATTTCTTGACGAAAATACAATAATTTTTCCATGGTCATATTGAGACTAATTCTCAACTAAGCTTTTTGGAGAAACATACTTTGAACAAAAAAATAATATTCAGCCTTTTAATCATGAGCCTTGTCTGGGCTTGCAATGAAACATCTGATTCCGATGAAGAGTCGACACTTTTTACCTTACTTGCTTTAGATCAACAGAGTAAAGCAGCAGCGCAAGCAGCTAAGCAATGCGAGACCACTTACAACAATAATGCGACAAATGATTTCGACAATCTAATTGAATTGTGTAAGCCGAGTGCAGGCGCTGGAAGACATTTTAGATTTGAAAATGTCGGTATGACAACTAATAATGGTTATCTCAATCTTTTGATTGGTTATGGACTAAGAACAGATACTAGTAATTTTCCAGTGGCTACTGGATTTGGTGGAAGTCAATCTCCTACTACGAACTCTGGTGACGGTAGATGGAGAATTTTTGCGGGAACAAGTTCAAGCTGTAATAGATCTTGGATCGTGTCCACATTCAGTGGAACTAACGGATCAACAAATCTCACAACCCAAGATCTATTTACAACTCAAGCTATAGCGACACCAAGTTTTTCTGCCGGTTCTTGCCCAGGTGGAGCAAACCAAGCAACAGGAATCCACGGACCTTCCACTATCTGTCTAGATGTTACAAAAGGATCGAATGGAAATTCACCTAGAGTCACAATCTGGGCGACCGGATTGAATGGTGCAGATTGTTCAAATCTTTCTACCTTAACTTCAACAAATTCAATCTATGAAAAGAAGGACTGGCCTAGTCTAGTTGAGACACGCGATGATAGAAATTTTATCTATCGTAGCAATGATGGAACCTCACTTAATAAAGTAGTCGTAAGATCAGAGACAGCAATTACAGACTAACAGAGACTATAGAGAATATATTCGGGGATAGCATTCAATTCTATCCCCATTTTTCAGGAGAGAAAAATGAAACTTCTATTCAATACAATTATCATACTATTGCTTATACAATGTTCTTTTGAACAAAAACAGGAAGAGGATGATGCCCTCGTAAGTCTAGTCGCTCTAGACATTCTATCAACTAGCTCGAATCAATCGGGAGAAGATACTGCTTTAGATAAAGTAACTACAACTCAAGAATCTTCAAATGTATTTGTCTCAAATGTTAATGCTTCATCTACAAAAAATTGGGTCTTTATTAGCCTTCAGTCTGGTGGAACGCAAGTATTATCTACAGGGGCTTGGGATATTCGAATCCGAAGATTTCTGATTGGAACGAATAGTGGAACGTCTGGTTCAGGAAGTGCGGGAGCATGTGACTCTGGATCTGTTGCCTTTAATTCTGTGTCTTCGTTGAATTGTACAATTCAGGTAGACAGCTTGCAGTCGCAAGATGGCGGAGGGTTTGCAGATGTAAATGATAGCGCAAATCCTGCACTATTCAATTGGTACAGCTACAACAATACAATCCTAACAGCAAAGAACAACGTTTATCTCATTAGGGGAACAAATGGAACGTCAGTTTTCAAATTGCAAATGATGGATTATTATAGTTCGTCAGGAACATCTGGTTATCCAAAATTTCGTTGGTCACGGATCAATTGACACCATTCATATATTTTGTAAAAAAAATATAAATGAATTAATAAATATAATCACTTCAATATTTAAATAAAAAATCTAAAAATATGTTAGTTCATTCTAAAAAAGTAATCTTTATCATTTATGCTTCAGTAATATTCACAATTCTCTTCTTTTCAAAATTGAATGGCGAAGAAAATAAAATTGAGACTGAAAATTCAGAAAAAAAGGAAGTATCCGATCCATGGAATCTAGACAAGAGCCAGATAACAGTAACAGGGACAAGACGCAAGAAATTACTCAAGGACAGTATAGTCAAAACAGAAGTGATCACGCGCAAGGACATAGAATCAATGGGTGCAAGAACTGTTGCGGACACTCTGGGCAATGTTCCAGGAATCGAAGTGCGTCCAGCAGAAGCGGGACAGAGGGGTGAGTCAGTTAGGCTTCAAGGTCTTAGCGCACAAAATGTCCTGATCCTAATTGATGGACAGCGTGTAACTGGAAGATTCAACGGATCTATCGACTTGACAAGATTCAAAGTAGAAGATATTGAAAGAATAGAAATTGTCAAAGGTGCATCGTCATCTTTGTATGGCTCGGATGCAATCGCTGGAGTGATCAATATCATCATGAGAGAAGCAACCGAAGACTACCAAGCAGACTTCCGATCATTATATGGAACTGGACGAAAACTATTCTATGGAAGTGGTGGTGAATTTCGAAATTCAGGATCGGTTGGCATCCGAGAAGATTTCTATTCTACTCAATTTACGGCAGGCTGGCATCGAGGAAATGGTTATGACTTAACACCTGATGCGAGTCCTGGGTCAAAAAACAATAGATTCCAATCACAAAAAGATGGATACGATCCAACTCCAGAAAATATGTCGGACCTGAATAAGCTTATCCTTCTGAGAACCAATACTCGATACCAACCTCCCCTTGAGAATACCACATCCAATAAATTTCAAGATTTGAATGTATCGAATCGCTCCGTCTTTCACCTAACAGATAATACTGATCTCCTATTAAATGGAGTATATCGATATTTAGATCAAGAAGGAGTTGATTCTAGTGAACCTCGCAGAGTCTTTGATAGGCGCAATCAGACGCATGACTTCATGGGAGCTGTTGGGTTAGAATCTGCAATCAATGAAAAGACACATCTAAGTTTAAATACGAATTATTCAAGGTTCGAGGATCGCTTTACTTTAGATCAACGGAACTCAGATGAACTGAATAAAAATGAAGGTCTACTGAACAATGTTTATGAATTCCGTTCAAGGCTTGATCTTAGTCAGATTGAGAATCACACTTTCTCACTTGGCGCTGAAGCTCTGGCAGAAAATATTCGATCACCCAGAATTGAAGCCGATTGTCTCAAAAACTTTCCCAACTTCTGTCCAAATACTTTGTTTGATCTTCCACCTGCAGAAGACAGTGGAAGTGCAGCTCGGCAAAGAAATGCAGTTTTCATTCAAGATGAATGGAAGGTTTCTGATAAAAAAAATTTTTCCGTAATTCCTGGAATTCGTTATGAGAATGATAGCCAATTTGGCAATCAGACAATGCCGAAACTTTCGGCTAGATGGGATGCAACAAAAGAATATATCTTTCGAGCGAGTGCTGGGTTGGGTTATCGAGCACCAAACTTTGTTGAACTCTATTATGATTTTCAGAATCCAGGTGTGGGCTACAGAGTCACAGGAAACCCAGATCTCAAGCCCGAAATTTCACGAAGTTATAATCTTGGAGGAGAGTGGGAACCTAATAAAAAATTCTGGTTTTCTTGGAATTTATTCTACAACAATATCGACAACCTAATAGGAACCAGACTACAACCAAATCGAGATACTGCTGGATTGCAAATCTATCAAACAACAAATTTTGAAAAAGTAGAGACAAACGGAATAGAAACATCCTTGAATTATAAACTGAGCAATCGATTCACAGCATCTCTTGGCTATACATTCACAAATTCACGAAATCGTTTGACTAATCTTCCCATTGAATCCGTTGTAAGAAATCGAATCAATGGAAGTATAAGATATTATAATGAAAATAATAAATTTGGTTTCTCAATTTTCATGATAGCATTCGGCAAACAACCAATATACTGTGAGTTGGATGGACTTCATTGTAAGCCGGAAGTTGGAAGTGTAAATTCTCAGATCTATGCTGCGATCTCCAATCCCGAGGAGTTAAATCAATGGAGATCCAATATTCCATTGCCTTTACAAAAATACTGTACGGCAAATAATATCGGTTTCTGTAACGATGAGCCTGTGTATGGACATCGGATGGTCAATTCATTTACAAATATCAATCTTCGAGTATTCAAGAAAATTGGAAACCATTTAGAACTGTTTGCAGGAATAGACAATCTACTCGAGGAATATGATTTGATTTATAATCCGCAACGTCCTCGTTTTTTCTACTTTGGTGTGAGCGGAAGTTTTGTTGCATCCAAACAAGAAGAAAGTATTGCGCATTCCAATAATTAATTTTAAAACTTTACCAACTTAATCGATTTACAATAAAGATTCCACTTCAATCTTAGTAAAGTTAACATAGTTTAAGATTTTTTAACTATGAGCTTTAGTACTTAAATATGATAAAAAATATTAATCCATCGGATTTCTGGAATTTATCTTCCTTTTATCAGTTTATAATTTTTTTACTTTGTAAAGCGATTGAACATATAAAGTTTACTATTAGATTTCTATTTACTATCGTATTTTTATTTGCAGTTTCTGACTGCTCACCAATCCAACGGGAATTGGCAATTGAAAACGGTAAATTAGTTATGCCCGAGAATTGGAAAGGGGAAGCAGTCGCACTTTCCGGTACTTGGCTTGCCCTTCCAGGAATTCACAGCCAAGAAGAATTCTTTAAGAAATTAGATAGTACATTCCCAATTTCTATTCCTTCAACAGGATCGCAGTTTGCAGGATTGGAGAACAGAAGAACAGTTACAATTTATACTGAGATAGATTTTCCCAAGTCAGAATATGTACCAGAACTTTTGGGACTTGCTACCAAGAAAGTTTGGACTGCTCATAAAATATTTATCAATAACAGGATGTTATTTGAATTAGGATCCGTTTCAAACAATCCAGAATTTCATATAACAAAAATTAAACCAGCTATTGGAATTTTTCCATATAGTGATAAATTAAGAATCTTGATTCAAATTTCAAATTTTGCTTTTGAAGAACAAGGAATTCTTGAAGCTCCCATCCTAGGTGGATCCAATAATGTATCTTATATTTTCTATTCTAATAAATTTCATGACATAGTCCTTCTACTATTTATGGCGATTTTGGTAGTAATAAATATTGGAATGTATCTGTCCAACACGAAGGATAAAGGTTCCATTCTTTACACCTGCCTTTTAGGAATGGTGATGATAAATGTGCCCTTTAGCTCATCAACGGATCGCATTATCTGGGATATATTTCCAAACTTAGATTATTTCACATTGGTCAAAATTGAAATTTTTAGTGTTTATTGTATAATGCCTTTTTATCTTCTTTTTCTAAGCTATATATTTCCAAAGGATCTTAAGCGATCATTTGTGTATTATTATAGCCTGTATAAAATAACGATACTTGCCATTTCCTTTTCAAACAAAGATATTATGTTCTATATGATTTCTTATGTTATCTTAGCTGATGTTGTCCTAAATCTTTATACATATTTTATTATGATTTTGGCTGTCATTCGCAAACGGCCTCAAGCAAAGCTAATGCTATTTGGATTTGGAATTGTCACTGCATGCTTCGTTAATGACTCGCTAGTTGAGTTAGGATTGATTGAATCTGGACATTTAGCACTCTATGGAGTTACGGGTATGTTTTTTGCTCACTCATCAGCTCTCGTGTTTCGGTTAAGAAAAATTCATTTTGAGAATGAACTTTTGACAGAAACTCTTCAAAGAAATACTGAGAATTTAGAGATCCGCGTTGATGAGAGAACTCGAGCTTTACAAGATGCAATGGAGCAAGTGCACAATACAAATAAATTAAAAGATAGATTCCTATCTATTGTTTCTCATGACATAAAATCTCCTCTCTCTGGTGTTATAGGATTAATAAAAATCCTAATTAATGATACGGATATTGATGCAAATCAGCAAAAAAGTATTTTAGACTCTTCAAAAAAGTCACTGGATAATTTGCTATCTATGACATCGGATATTTTAAATTTTGCAAAAGAGCAATCGATACGAATTCTTCCTGATTATGAATCTGTCAATTTTTCTCAGCTTATCAATCTATCTTCCATTAAGCTACAAGGCTTGCTCATAGAGAAACAACTGACAATGGAAATCAAAGGAGATTCGGAACTATCCACAATAACAGATCCAAAACTTTTTGGAATAGTGATTACAAATTTGATTTCTAATGCTATCAAATATTGTAAAGTAAATGGCA of Leptospira sp. GIMC2001 contains these proteins:
- a CDS encoding heme/hemin ABC transporter substrate-binding protein yields the protein MKEIFTKQRVIGCLVGVLIAGFCSSLLSQATSPPELRVVSLNGSLTEIIYALGRGDHLVGSDTTSMYPEKALSLPKVGYQRALSLEGIIGLKPTLVIGTEDAGPPSVIDQLSKLGIKTKILSGEPSLENCLERIKFVGNLLSAQDEAKILIDRIRNRVQKLTTNLPWKKKPVVMMVFSPARGAVLVAGKKTSASSIIELAGAENYISEYEGYKPLSAEVILQKKADIILITDHTLQSLGGREAIWKLSGLEEIKLNQRPRIVSMDDLLLLGFSSRLDVAIEELQSKIQNESSRK
- a CDS encoding HmuY family protein, which translates into the protein MKLLFNTIIILLLIQCSFEQKQEEDDALVSLVALDILSTSSNQSGEDTALDKVTTTQESSNVFVSNVNASSTKNWVFISLQSGGTQVLSTGAWDIRIRRFLIGTNSGTSGSGSAGACDSGSVAFNSVSSLNCTIQVDSLQSQDGGGFADVNDSANPALFNWYSYNNTILTAKNNVYLIRGTNGTSVFKLQMMDYYSSSGTSGYPKFRWSRIN
- a CDS encoding TonB-dependent receptor plug domain-containing protein, coding for MLVHSKKVIFIIYASVIFTILFFSKLNGEENKIETENSEKKEVSDPWNLDKSQITVTGTRRKKLLKDSIVKTEVITRKDIESMGARTVADTLGNVPGIEVRPAEAGQRGESVRLQGLSAQNVLILIDGQRVTGRFNGSIDLTRFKVEDIERIEIVKGASSSLYGSDAIAGVINIIMREATEDYQADFRSLYGTGRKLFYGSGGEFRNSGSVGIREDFYSTQFTAGWHRGNGYDLTPDASPGSKNNRFQSQKDGYDPTPENMSDLNKLILLRTNTRYQPPLENTTSNKFQDLNVSNRSVFHLTDNTDLLLNGVYRYLDQEGVDSSEPRRVFDRRNQTHDFMGAVGLESAINEKTHLSLNTNYSRFEDRFTLDQRNSDELNKNEGLLNNVYEFRSRLDLSQIENHTFSLGAEALAENIRSPRIEADCLKNFPNFCPNTLFDLPPAEDSGSAARQRNAVFIQDEWKVSDKKNFSVIPGIRYENDSQFGNQTMPKLSARWDATKEYIFRASAGLGYRAPNFVELYYDFQNPGVGYRVTGNPDLKPEISRSYNLGGEWEPNKKFWFSWNLFYNNIDNLIGTRLQPNRDTAGLQIYQTTNFEKVETNGIETSLNYKLSNRFTASLGYTFTNSRNRLTNLPIESVVRNRINGSIRYYNENNKFGFSIFMIAFGKQPIYCELDGLHCKPEVGSVNSQIYAAISNPEELNQWRSNIPLPLQKYCTANNIGFCNDEPVYGHRMVNSFTNINLRVFKKIGNHLELFAGIDNLLEEYDLIYNPQRPRFFYFGVSGSFVASKQEESIAHSNN
- a CDS encoding hybrid sensor histidine kinase/response regulator, which codes for MIKNINPSDFWNLSSFYQFIIFLLCKAIEHIKFTIRFLFTIVFLFAVSDCSPIQRELAIENGKLVMPENWKGEAVALSGTWLALPGIHSQEEFFKKLDSTFPISIPSTGSQFAGLENRRTVTIYTEIDFPKSEYVPELLGLATKKVWTAHKIFINNRMLFELGSVSNNPEFHITKIKPAIGIFPYSDKLRILIQISNFAFEEQGILEAPILGGSNNVSYIFYSNKFHDIVLLLFMAILVVINIGMYLSNTKDKGSILYTCLLGMVMINVPFSSSTDRIIWDIFPNLDYFTLVKIEIFSVYCIMPFYLLFLSYIFPKDLKRSFVYYYSLYKITILAISFSNKDIMFYMISYVILADVVLNLYTYFIMILAVIRKRPQAKLMLFGFGIVTACFVNDSLVELGLIESGHLALYGVTGMFFAHSSALVFRLRKIHFENELLTETLQRNTENLEIRVDERTRALQDAMEQVHNTNKLKDRFLSIVSHDIKSPLSGVIGLIKILINDTDIDANQQKSILDSSKKSLDNLLSMTSDILNFAKEQSIRILPDYESVNFSQLINLSSIKLQGLLIEKQLTMEIKGDSELSTITDPKLFGIVITNLISNAIKYCKVNGKINISFGIAENNYFLEVEDNGIGMDNSKTPMLFDYDKNHSTEGTSGEKGTGFGLPFSKEILDSLHATISVNTGLNKGSVFRITFPKSNKTILILDDDHNYRTLLREIFRKYWNDILIVEKNDGNSALQQIEKIEVDYILTDYQMPGMNGLDFSFRALNSEKVHHPKIAMITSYSSLEPGRFEEVELKAKEIGVDLVLSKSMDPMEIKKVLYDFMNLSSH